One genomic region from Osmerus mordax isolate fOsmMor3 chromosome 4, fOsmMor3.pri, whole genome shotgun sequence encodes:
- the LOC136942095 gene encoding ras association domain-containing protein 8 — translation MELKVWVDGVQRVVCGVTEATTCQEVVIALAQAIGRTGRYTLVEKWRDSERHLAPHESPVASLNTWGQYAGDVQLILHRTGPSLTERPPSEGPPLRTPERGLHRQSLPPLAKLRHPNERSLRRREPRRKSLTFTGGPRGLRDILGGGGRGAAEAEGKRRLLLGNGGGGTPHHAGAGGAPPPSPSPWACRAEDLVRLVGLQRDTLGVLEKRLDAYEAELQARGGGRGGGGGGGDAGGGGGGGGLSEEIARLERRLRKNEVEMEEEEFWASELQIELESERQLEDRLEELRGRLQGCELELEERMTLILDVEAGLEEERLQREHQETQRVSEAEARGQLVRARTEVKAQERQAVQLESSCRAVERSLGQSGKRLQDLQYELEQLTKELRQVNLQQFIQQTGTKVTVLPAEPSEDEGSLPGQGSLPGQGSSPGIELVPLSGSLKRPVSSHLMPGHLRGLHSPLTSGLNPEGIYV, via the exons ATGGAGCTGAAGGTCTGGGTGGACGGAGTCCAGAGGGTCGTCTGTGGAGTCACCGAGGCAACCACCTGCCAGGAAGTTGTCATCGCTTTGGCCCAGGCCATAG GTCGCACCGGGAGGTACACTCTGGTGGAGAAGTGGCGAGACAGTGAGCGTCACCTGGCCCCTCACGAGAGCCCCGTGGCGTCCCTGAACACCTGGGGCCAGTACGCCGGGGACGTCCAGCTCATCCTGCACCGCACCGGGCCCTCCCTGACGGAGCGCCCGCCCTCCGAGGGCCCGCCCCTGAGGACGCCGGAGCGCGGCCTCCACCGGCAGAGCCTCCCGCCCCTCGCCAAGCTGCGCCACCCCAACGAGCGCTCCCTGCGCCGCCGCGAGCCCCGGCGCAAGTCGCTGACGTTCACGGGCGGCCCGAGGGGCCTGCGGGACATCCTGGGCGGGGGCGGCCGCGGGGCGGCGGAGGCCGAGGGCAAACGGCGGCTGCTGCTGGGgaacggagggggggggacgcCCCACCacgcgggggcggggggggcgccgcccccgtccccgtccccgtGGGCCTGCAGGGCCGAGGACCTGGTCAGGCTGGTGGGCCTGCAGAGGGACACACTGGGGGTGCTGGAGAAGAGGCTGGATGCCTACGAGGCCGAACTGCAGGcgcggggcggggggaggggaggtggaggaggagggggggacgcgggaggaggagggggaggcgggggtctGTCGGAGGAGATCgcgaggctggagaggaggctgaggaagaacgaggtggagatggaggaggaggagttctgGGCGAGCGAGCTCCAGATCGAGCTGGAGAGCGAGCGGCAGCTggaggacaggctggaggagctgagggggCGTCTGCAGGGGTgcgagctggagctggaggagaggatgacccTCATCCTG GACGTGGaggcggggctggaggaggagcgctTGCAGCGGGAGCACCAGGAGACCCAGCGGGTGAGCGAGGCCGAGGCCCGGGGCCAGCTGGTCAGGGCCAGGACGGAGGTCAAGGCCCAGGAGAGGCAGGCGGTCCAGCTGGAGAGCAGCTGCCGGGCCGTGGAGCGCTCGCTGGGGCAGAGCGGGAAGAGACTCCAG GACCTGCAGTATGAGCTGGAGCAGCTGACCAAGGAGCTGAGGCAGGTGAACCTGCAGCAGTTCATCCAGCAGACAGGGACCAAGGTCACGGTCCTGCCCGCTGAACCCAGCGAGGACGAGGGCAGCCTGCCAGGCCAGGGCAGCCTGCCAGGCCAGGGCAGCAGTCCGGGCATAG